A region from the Paenibacillus humicola genome encodes:
- a CDS encoding spore germination protein, translating into MAFNRNTPTKKKPRTPSEVVAEHEHTRVSGDLDQLIKMVDAILGQNEDFVERRFNIFGKFPAVMFYFSDMVAHQDINMEIMKPLMYVPKHLADQPIEFADLKDVLASNVLHYGQLSYECNIAALIESLMVGSTVIAIQDMGEAVVVSTRNIEKRSITQPQTEQVIRGPREGFIEQLSTNIGLMRYRLQTPDFRVKTLKVGRLTKSKVVVCYIDGIANPALVDEVERRLSEIKIDGVLDVGYLEQFIEDNHFSPFPQVQNTERPDKAVANLMEGRVIIMVDGSPFGLIVPSVFTQFYQTVEDYSERFLMVSFVRLARLVALVFSLVFPALYVAVISFNPELIPTEFAVAVAGGRAGVPWPSVIEVLIMEVTMEVLREATLRLPQQVGGALSIVGVLVVGQAAVSAGFTSPITVVIIALTTIGSFATPAYNAALALRLLRFPLIIMAGMFGLYGVMVGLIFIINHVLSLKSFGVPYMSPIVPGNFEGMKDTAARWPLWSMFKRPAMLHTGQKQRVGDGTMKAVNDAPVNTLDPLKVGNDRREIGDGESASDHDDSGGGHSD; encoded by the coding sequence ATGGCATTCAATCGCAACACGCCGACGAAGAAAAAGCCGAGAACGCCGAGCGAAGTGGTGGCGGAGCATGAGCATACCCGCGTCTCCGGCGATCTGGACCAGCTGATCAAGATGGTAGACGCGATACTCGGGCAGAACGAGGATTTTGTCGAGCGTCGTTTCAACATCTTCGGCAAGTTTCCGGCCGTCATGTTTTATTTTTCCGATATGGTCGCCCATCAAGACATTAATATGGAAATTATGAAGCCGCTTATGTATGTTCCCAAACACCTCGCAGATCAGCCGATCGAGTTCGCCGACCTCAAGGACGTGCTCGCGAGCAACGTGCTGCATTATGGCCAGCTGAGCTACGAGTGCAATATCGCTGCCCTGATCGAGTCGTTGATGGTCGGATCGACGGTGATCGCGATCCAGGACATGGGCGAAGCGGTCGTCGTATCGACCCGCAACATCGAGAAGCGCTCGATTACGCAGCCCCAGACGGAGCAGGTCATCCGCGGCCCGCGCGAAGGGTTTATCGAGCAGCTGAGCACGAATATCGGTCTGATGCGCTACCGGCTGCAGACGCCGGATTTCCGTGTGAAAACATTAAAAGTCGGCCGGCTGACGAAGTCGAAGGTCGTCGTTTGTTATATCGATGGTATCGCCAACCCGGCGCTGGTCGACGAAGTGGAAAGGCGGCTGTCGGAAATCAAAATCGACGGCGTGCTCGACGTCGGGTATTTGGAGCAGTTTATCGAGGACAATCATTTCTCGCCGTTTCCGCAGGTGCAGAATACGGAGCGGCCGGACAAAGCCGTCGCCAATCTGATGGAGGGCCGGGTCATCATCATGGTCGACGGCTCGCCTTTCGGGCTGATCGTGCCCTCGGTGTTTACCCAGTTTTACCAGACGGTGGAGGATTACTCCGAGCGGTTTCTGATGGTCAGCTTCGTTCGGCTCGCCCGGCTCGTGGCGCTCGTCTTCTCGCTCGTATTCCCGGCGCTGTACGTAGCGGTCATCTCGTTCAACCCCGAGCTGATTCCGACGGAGTTTGCGGTTGCCGTCGCCGGCGGCCGCGCCGGCGTGCCGTGGCCGTCCGTCATCGAGGTGCTCATTATGGAGGTGACGATGGAGGTGCTGAGGGAGGCGACGCTGCGGCTGCCCCAGCAGGTGGGCGGCGCGCTCTCCATCGTCGGCGTGCTTGTCGTCGGACAGGCCGCCGTTTCCGCCGGCTTCACCAGCCCGATTACGGTCGTCATTATCGCCCTGACGACGATCGGCTCGTTCGCCACCCCGGCCTACAACGCGGCGCTGGCCTTGCGGCTGCTGCGTTTTCCGCTGATCATTATGGCCGGTATGTTCGGCTTGTACGGCGTCATGGTCGGGCTCATCTTCATTATCAATCACGTGCTTTCGCTCAAATCGTTTGGCGTGCCATATATGAGCCCGATCGTGCCGGGCAATTTCGAAGGCATGAAGGATACCGCCGCGCGCTGGCCGCTGTGGAGCATGTTCAAGCGGCCCGCCATGCTTCATACCGGACAGAAGCAGCGGGTGGGAGACGGCACGATGAAGGCGGTCAACGACGCGCCGGTCAACACGCTCGATCCGCTTAAGGTCGGCAACGATAGGAGGGAAATTGGCGATGGAGAATCCGCGTCAGATCACGACGATTCAGGCGGCGGCCATTCTGATTAG